TGCAGGAGCGCGTGCAGGGGCTGGAGGTAGTCGCGTAGGGCCCGCCAGCTTCAGGCGGGGCTAGCCAGCGCCTGCTCATACACGCGCTTGTTCTCCTCATCGAAAACAACGAAAACCGCTTCCTGCGGCCACGCGTGGGTGGCTAGCCACTGCCGTGCCTCGCGCACGGCAATGGCGGCCGCCTCGGCTTTCGGGTAGCCGTAGATGCCGGTGCTGATGCCGGGGAAGGCTACGGATTCCTAGAGCTAAACTGTTGTCGCCCTGCACAACGCGCAGGTGGGTAAAGGAGGCGTCGGACATAAACCTAATACGATTGAGAGGGCTGGCTACGCAACGCCCGGGCCCTGATTTTTGCCGCTTGAGGGCCGAAAATTATCGCTTGAGCAAGCGTGAATTGCGAAGGGCTAGGCCAAAAATCTACATTTGACCATCACTTCCAACCACCGCTAGCCCCCATACGCCATGCAGCCCCTCCGCCCCGTTACCGCCGACCCCCTCCGCGACCAGCGCCTGTGGCAGATTGCCAAGGCCCGTACCAAATTTCAGAGCCACCTGGTCACTTACCTGCTGGTGAATGCGGGGCTGTGGCTGCTGTGGGCCTTCACCACTCGGCCCTTCGAGGCGCATCAGCACGACTACCTGCCTTGGCCCATCTGGGCGACCGTATTTTGGGGCGTGGGCGTGGTAGCCCAGGGGCTAGCCGCCTACGGCAGCCTCAACCGGGGCGAGCGCACCCAGCGCGAGTATGAGCGCCTGCTGGCCCAGGACCAGCGGTAATCCCCGATTTGTTAATTGCGCGCGCAATGAAATGGCGCGCGGCAATCCTTCCTTTGTCGTCAGGGGAGTACCCTGGCTAAAAAGAAAGACTGCCGCGCGCCATATTCGTTGCGCGCGCAATTATACAAAGGTTCTGTTTTTTGATTGCATGAAAAAGCGCCCTGATAAACGCCTGCTCGGCCGCCGCGAGCTGATTGACCTGCCCGCGCTCGGCCTGCTGGGCGTGGTGGCCAAGGTCGATACCGGCGCCTACACCAGCGCCATTCACTGCGCTGACCTGCACCTGGAAACGGACCCCGCCACCGGCCGGCCGGTGCTGCACGTGCGCCTGCTCGACCCCGAGCACCCCGCCACCGACGGCCAGCCGCTAGCCTTCCATGAGTTTGCCGAGCGCAATATCCGCTCTTCCAACGGCGAGGTGCAGGCGCGCTACGTCATTCGCACGGTGGTGCAGCTCTACGGCGAAGACTTCAGCACCGAGTTTTCGCTGGCCGACCGCTCCGACCTCAAGCACCCGGTGCTGCTGGGGCGCTCGCTGCTGCGCCAGGGCCGCTTCGTGGTCGATGTGGCCCGGCGCGATATGGCATATCAGGCTGAGCGCCGGGCTGCTGCGAAAAACGCCCTGCCGAGCGCCGCGCCCGGTGGGCCGGTTTAGGCGTAGTTTGGTGCTAAAATTCAGGAAAAAAATACTGAATCTGCCGGGTAGTACCCGCCCCGGCAGCGCTTAAAGTTCGTTATCCGCTACCGCTACCGCTATCCTGCCCTGGGCCCTGCCTATTCCACTTGTTATGAAACTGGCAATTCTTTCGCGCGAGCCGCAGTCATACTCCACCCAGCGGCTGGTGGCGGCGGCCATCGAGCGCGGCCTCGAAACGCAGGTCCTCGACCACCTGCGTTGCAATCTGGTACTCGAAAAAGGCCAGCCCAGCATCCTTTATCAGGGCCAGCCGCTGGCTAGGCCCGACGCCATTATTCCGCGCATCGGCGCCTCGGTCACGTTCTACGGCACGGCCGTAGTGCGGCAGTTTGAGATGATGAAAGTGCGCACGGCCGTTGATAGCCAAGCCATTGTGCGCTCGCGCGACAAGCTGCGCTCGATGCAGATTCTGAGCCGCGCCGGCGTGGGCATGCCCAAAACGGCCTTCACCAACGACACCGACGAGCTGCCCGCCCTCATCGAGCACGTGGGCGGCGCCCCGGTCATTATTAAGCTCCTGGAGGGCACGCAGGGGCTAGGCGTGGTGCTGGCCGAAAGTGCCAAAGCTGCTCAGTCGGTTATCGAGGCTTTTCACAACCTCAAGGCCCGCATTCTGGTGCAGGAGTTCATTGGCGAAGCCAAAGGCGCCGATGTGCGCGCCTTCGTGGTCGATGGCGAGGTGGTGGGCGCCATGCGCCGCCAGGGCAAGGAAGGCGAGTTTCGCTCGAACCTGCACCGGGGTGGTACCGGCACGCTGGTCAAGCTGAGCCGCGCCGAAAAGGCCGCTGCTTTGCTTGCCACCAAGGCATTGGGGCTAGGGGTGGCCGGCGTCGATATGCTGCAAAGCAAGCGCGGCCCGCTGGTGCTGGAAGTCAATTCGTCGCCCGGCCTCGAAGGCATCGAAAAAGCTACCGGCCTCGACATTGCCGGGCGCATCATCGACTACACCGCCGCCCTCACGCTGCGCAAGCGCGGCGGTAAAGCCAAGCCCAAGCGTAAGAAAGCCGCCCCCGACCCGGCCCCCGGTGCGGCCTAGCGCCAAGCCCAGCCGTAGGTGCGGGTAATGGAGTTGGCCGGATTCTTGAGCGGCGGCTGGCTTTCTGGTACCTACCGGTGGGCTAGCCTGCTCTGAGGCGCTGCCGGCCTTTGGCGATGACAACTGACAATTATCTGGCCCTGAATGGCCTACGTATTCAACCCGGCGAGCGGGTGCTCACGCGCCTGGTCATTTCGCGCCTACCCTCCGGGGCCGTTATCGACGTGCCGGTGCATGTTATCCGGGCTACTGAGCCCGGCCCGGTGCTGCTGCTGATGGCCGGCATGCACGGCGACGAGGTAAATGGCGTCGAAACCATCCGGCGGCTCATCCGGCGCGATTTGTTGCAGCCCACGCGCGGCACCGTCATCGCCATTCCCATTCTCAACATCTACGGCTTTCTCAATTTCAGCCGCGAGGTGCCCGACGGCAAGGACGTCAACCGCTCGTTTCCGGGCCACCCGCGCGGCTCGGTGGCTAGCCGGGTGGCTTACCGCTTCATGCGCGAAATCATGCCGCTGGTAGATTATGGCATCGACTTTCACACCGGTGGTGCGGCCCGGGCCAATCATCCGCAACTGCGCTGCGTGCTGGGTGAGAACGCTGGCATCGATGCGCTGGCGGCGGCCTTCGCGGCGCCGTTTACGCTGCATGCGCGCCTGCGCACGGGCTCGCTGCGGGCCACGGCCCACGCCCTGGGCAAGCCTATTATCGTGTACGAAACCGGCGAAAGCCTGCGCTTCGACGAGGCCGGCATCGAGGAAGCCATTGCGGGCACGCTGCGGGTGCTGCACCACCTGGGCATGGGCCCCGAAGGCCCGGCGCCGGCCCGGCCCAACATCGTGTGCCACCGCCACCGCTGGCTGCGGGCACGCTACGCGGGCTTGTTTCGGGCGCACGTAGCGCTGGGCGATTTTGTGACGGAAGGCCAGATTTTTGGCTCCATTGCCGACCCCTACGGCGAGCAGTCGGTACGCCTTGAAGCCAGGGCCAGCGGCTACGTCATCGGCCTCAACTACATGCCGGTAGTAAACCAGGGCGACGCGCTGCTGCACCTGGCTATGCCGGTGTAGTGGAAAGTAGAATTGGGAATTAGCGCTTGGCGATTGGGATAATTCTTCACTCCTCATTCTGAATTCCAAATTCAACTCGTTCTACCTTTGCGAACATGAAAAACCCTGCCCAACTAGCTTTTAATGCCGTGCTGCTGCTTGCAGTGGCCGTGCTTTACTTTCTGCATTTCAGCCAGCGCCCGGCCGCCGCGCCCGTTGTAGCCCCGGTAGCCGCCACCGAAGACGCTGCCCCCGCGGCCGCCGATACCACCACGGCTAGCCCCGCCGTAGTCGCCGCCCCCGCCGAAACCGCGCCCGCAGTGGCTGCCGGCCCGGCCCCGGCCGCCGGGGCTATCGTGTACGTCGAATCGTCGAAGCTGCTCGATGGCTACCAGGGCATGAAGGATGCCCGCCGCTCATTTGAGGGCAAGGCCAAAGGCTGGGAACGGCAAAACCAGGCGCTCGTAACCAGCTTCCGCACCGCTGTGGAGGCGTACCAGAAAACCGCCGCCAGCCTCACCCCTGAGCAGCGTGCCGCCGCCGAACAAAAGCTGCAAGCCCAGCAGCAGCAAGGGGCCGCCGAGCAGCAAAAGATTCAGCAGCAGGCGCAGGAGGCCGAAGCCAAGCTTACCCAAACCGTGCTTGGCAGCGTAAATAAAAAGGTGGAAGCTTATGGTAAAGCCCATGGCTACAAGATGATACTCATCGCAGCGCCCAGCGGCACCATCGCCTACGGCGAAAAAGGACTCGACATAACGGCCCCCGTGCTAGCGTACCTCAACAGCGACTACCGCAAAAAATAGGCGAGCTCAGTCTAGCTTTTAGGCTGCTACGCTCACTAACCGAAACGGCTGCTCCGCTGCGCTTGCGCGGCAGAACAGCCGTTTCGGTTGATGGCTAAAAGCAAACCCTAGCAAGTCAGCACCACTTTGCCGAGCTGCTGGCCGGCTTCGAGGTAGCGCAGGGCGGCTTCGCCTTCGGCCAGCGGGAAAGTCTTATCGACTACCGGCACCAGCTGGTGCGTGTTTACGAAGGCGAGCATATTGTCAAAATCCTGCTCCGAGCCCATCGACGAGCCCAGGATGCTGAGTTGCTTCCAGAATACCTTGGCCGGCGGCAGCTGCGGGATGTTGCCCAGCGTAGCACCATAAAACACAATGCGCCCGCCCGGTGCGGCCACGTCGAGCAGCGCCCCGAAGGCATCGCCGCCCGCGCTGTCGATAATCACGTCGAAGCCGCCCGAGTTTTGCGTGAGGGTGCGGCCCCAGTTGGCTTGCTTGTAGCTGATGCCGCCGCGCAGGCCTAGCGGCAGGGCCAGGGCGCGGGCTATTTTCTCATCTTCGCCCGAGGTCACCCACACCTCGGCCCCGGCGGCGGCGCAAAACTGCGCGGCTACTTGGGCCACGCCGCCGCCTACGCCCGTCACCAGCACGCGCTCGCCGGGCTGCACCTGCGCCCGCCCGAAGGCCGCCCGGTAGGCCGTGAGGCCAGCCAGCGGCAGCGCGGCGGCCTGCTCCCAGCTGAGGTGGGCGGGGCGGGGGCGCACGTAGCGGGCCGCCACGGTGGTGTGCGTCGCAAAAGTGCCGGGGTCGGGCATGCCGAGCACCCGAAAATTGCGGCCCTGTGTGCGCTCATTGTCGCCCCATTCTACGCCGGGATAAATAATAACCGGCGCGCCCACGGTCCAGCCTGCGACGCCCGCGCCCAGGGCCGCGATTTCGCCCGCGCCATCGGCCCCGAGCGTGCACGGCAGCTTGATGCCCGCGTACTGGCCTTTCTGAATCCAGACATCGCGGTGATTGAGGGCCGCGGCGTGCAGCTTTACCAAGACCTCGCCGGCGGCGGGCTGGGGCGTAGGAATATCGCGGGCCACGGCGGGCTGGTGCGGGGCGTCTTGCTGAAGAGCGAGCATAAAAAACGGTGAGCAGTAAACCAAAAAGAGTTGGCCTGACTAGGCGGGCAACTGCTTAACGGAAAAAACGAAAAAGTGATAAGTGGGGGCTACACCCGCCGCATAGATAGTTGAATCGGGACGGCTACCAGCAGGCCCATCAGCAGCCCGCCGAGGTGGGCAATGTTATCAATATTGCCAGTCAAACCCGAAATTAAATTACTGAGCACCAAGTATAAAACCAATCCGAGCATGCCGCGCCGGTCCCACTTGTCGAGCGCAATACGCTTGCTGAGCAGCAGCACCAGCAGCAGGCCATACAGCCCAAAAATGGCTCCGCTAGCCCCCGTCGAGTTGATGCCGCCGCTGTGGTACCAGAGCGTGGCGGCCGAGGCGGCCACGCCGCTAGCCAGGTAAGCGGCCAGCAGGCGCCCGCCGCCGGTGCGGGCCTCCAGCAGCACGCCCAGCAGCCAGAGGCTAGCCATATTGAGCAGCAAATGCGTGATACCGCCGTGCACAAACAAGCTCGTAACCAGCCGCCAGGGCTGGCCCGGCCACGTCAGGCCCGTCACGTTGGAGCCCCAGCGGGCCAGCGCGTGGCCGGTAGGCGCCGTGGCCGACACGCCGCTCAGCGTCATGGCTAGCCACACCAGCAGGTTGAGGTCGATGAGCACGGGCACGGCCCAGCACTGGCGCGTGGGCCAGAACAGGCCGCGCAGCACTGGCAGCAGCACTTGGCCCCAGGTTTCGTCGGGCTCGCTCGCGGCCGCGGGGGCGGGTGGGGGAGGTGGCGCGGGCGCCTCGGGTACCAGGCCCCGGCGTTGCAGCTCGGCCACGGCGGCGGCGCCCACGGCAGGCGGGTAGCGGCTGGCGTGGCGGGCCAGGTAAAGCAGCTCGGCATCGGGGCGCTGGGCAAAGTGCGCGGCGGCCGCCTCGGGGGTGGAAACGTCCATTATGCTTGCTTAACCGCCGGGCGGGGCGCTTGGGTTTCGCGCTAGCCTGCTCGCCGTTGCCCGGCCCGCTTAAAGCTTAATTTCCAATACGGTAGCCCGGTAAGGCTTGCCCGTAACGGGCGATACCTGGCGCAGGCCGGCCAGCCAGTCCTGCACGTCGGCTTCGCGGGCCTGCATTTCTTTGTCGGTCAAAAATTTACGCCCCGCCAGTAGCTCCGGAAAATTGGCCAGGATGTGCTGCTGGCTGCTGGCCGTGCTCGCCATGCGGTCGAGCTGGTCGCGCATTTTGGGCCCAAAGCGGTAGCTGTACACCACGGCCTTGTTCCAGTCGCGCCAGGTTTGGCGCACCACCAGGGTTTGCTCGGCAAACATGGGCCCGGCCTGGCCGGCGCGCGCCTGCGAAGTCAGGAACTCGGTCTGCGTTTCGGCGGTCCAGAAGCGGCGGCACAATCCCCGAAACTGGCGCAGCTCTTGGTCTTTCTGCTTTTCGGCGGCCGGCACGCGGGCCACCTGCTCCTGCACTATTTTATCCACGTCGAACGTCGGAATGGGCCGCGCCGCCACGGTTTCCAGCTTCAGCGAATCGGGCGAGAGGTGGCCCGGCTGGCTGGCGGCCAGTGGCTGGGCGGCCGGCCGGCTAGCCCAGTACACAGCGCCGCCCGCTCCCGCAAACCCCAGCAGTGCCGCCGCTAGCAGCCCGGGCCGCCGGCCGGGGCTCGAAGCTTCTGCCGCGGCGTAGTCGGCCACGGGCTCGCTGGGGCGTGGGGCGGAGCCAACCCCGCGCCGCCGCAGCTCCTGGCGGGCGGCGGCCACGAGGTCGGCGTGGTAATAGCCGGGGTTATCAACGAAAAATTGCAGCTCCGCGTCGGTTTTGGCGCGTAGTACGTCGGTAGCAGTAGTCATAGCCAGGGGCAGACAAAGAGGTTGATGGGGCTTAGGGCGGTAAGATGGGTATAAATCTTCGGATACCCAAGACTAACCACCCGCGCCAGGCTGCGTACACCACGCACACCCTTTGCCACGCGCCCCATGCCCACCACCCGCCCCGAAAAAGAACAGGCCACCGAGTCCCCGCAATCGGACGGCTACCAGCCCCTGGGCCGCCAGGAGGCACCCACTAACCCCGATGCCCTTTACGGCGGCAACGCCGACGACAACTCGGGCAGCGGCGGCAACGCCCATCCCAGCAGCAATGCCCAGGACAAGAAAGCTGCCGCGCTCGAAACCGACGCCGACGGCAACGCCCAAACCGATGAAGAGAATGACGGCGGCATTGGCGGCCCCGGCGCCAGCGGCGGCACGGGCGTGAGCGGTGGCAGCGTCGGCCAGGTAAATCTTTAGCATTTAACAACTACTTACTCATGGTAACTCCTAATCCCGCCCCCGATTCCGGCCGCCCGTCGGAAATTGAAGAAGGTAAAACGCCCAGCACCGCCGGCTCCATCACCAACCCCGCTGCCGACCCGGACCCCAACGCCAGCGGCAATCCGGAGGCCGTGACTCAGCAAGACCTGGCCAAGAGCGACGGCGCCGGTATCCGGGGCGACTACGGCGATGCCGAGCAAACCAACGGCCTCGAAGGCGGCGAGCAGTCAGTCACCGACGCTGGCCCCGACCGCGCCGATAAAAACCCGACCAACGCGCCCCAGGAAGAGGTTTAGATAGCTAAGCCGACCCGCTAAAGCCCGTTTTGCAGCGCAAAGCGGGCTTTTTGCGTTGAGCCTGCGAAGTAAGCGGGCTAGCTGCCCGTACTTTGTGCTTGTGCTGAGTCTTTGGTTTTTCTGCCCCCGCCGCGTTTTCTGCTACTTACTTTGCCTGCTGCCGCTTGCCTTGCGCGCGCAGGTGCCGCCCACCCTCGGCGCCATTGCCGGCCAGGAAGACCTGCGCCCCGCCCCGCCCAAGCGCGAATTGCGCGGCTTCTGGGTGGCTACGGTGGGCAATATCGACTGGCCCAACCAGCGCGGCGAGGCCCCCGAGCACTACCGGCGCGAGTACCGCCGCCTGCTCGATGCCGGCCAGCGCGCCGGCCTCAACGCGGTGTTCGTGCAAATCCGGCCGGCTTCGGATGCTTTCTATAAGTCGGACCTGGAGCCCTGGAGCAAGTACCTGACCGGCCGCCAGGGCAAGGCGCCCGGCGAGGGCGACGACCCGCTGCCCTTCCTCATTGCCGAGGCGCACCGCCACAATATGGAGTTCCACGCCTGGTTTAATCCCTACCGGGCCACGATGGACACCCTCACGCGCGCGCTAGCCTCGCTGCACCCCTACAAGCGCCACCCCGACTGGTTTATCAAGTACGCGGGCCAATACCTCTACAACCCCGGCCTGCCCGACGTGCGCACCCACATCAGGCGCGTGATAATGGACGTGGTGCGACGCTATGATATTGATGGCGTGCACTTTGATGATTATTTCTACCCGTACCCCGAGCCCGGCCAGGTTTTTCACGACGAGCAGGCATTCCGCCAGTACAACCCCGACAGCCTGAAGCTACCCGACTGGCGTCGCCAGAACGTGAACGTGCTCATCCGCGACCTGCACGACAGCATCCGGCTAGCCAAGCGCTGGGTAAAATTCGGCATCTCGCCCTTCGGCGTGTGGATGAACAAGAGCAGCGACCCGCTAGGCTCCGACACCCGCGCCGGGCAGCCCAGCTACTCCAACCTCTACGCCGATTCGCGCCTCTGGCTCCAGCAGGGCTGGGTCGATTACATTCTGCCGCAGCTTTATTGGAGCACCAAGTTCCGGCTCGTGCCCTACGCCACGCTACTGGAATGGTGGACGCGCAACCACTTTCAGCGCCACCTCTACATCGGCCACGGCACCTACCGCATGCTCGAAAGCACCCGCTCGGACACCGCCTGGCGCAATCCGCGCGAGCTGCCCCGCCAGCTGCGCCTCAACCGCGACTACCCCGACGACGTGCAGGGCAGCGTATTTTTTTCGGCCAAGTCGCTGGCCACCAATCCGCTGCATACTACCGACTCCTTGCGCCAGGATGCCTACCGCGCCCCGGCGCTGGTGCCCGTCATGCCCTGGCTCGACAGCCTGGCCCCGCGCCCGGTGCGCGCGCTGGCTCTCACTCGCCGGGGCCACACCGCTAGCCTCACCTGGCAGCCCGACCTGGTGCCCGCCGCCGATGGCGACCTCGCTGCCTACTACGTGCTCTACCGCTTCGAGCGCGGCCAGGTGATGGGCCCCAACGACCCGCGCCGCATCCTCACCATTGTGCGGCCCGGCGCGCTGGCCCAGCCCGGCACCTACGCCGACACCACGGCCCTGCCCGGCGTGGCCTACGCCTACTACCTTACGGCCGTCGACCGCCTGCACAACGAAAGCCTGCCCGTGCGCATCTTCACCGAAGGCAAACTGCCCGTCGAAACCCTGGCCGCCGCCCCGCCGGCCCAGGGGCCGCCCGTGGCCGCCGCCCGCCCGGCGCCCCGGCCGCAGCCGCCCGTGGCCGCCGCGCCGCATCCGCAGCCCCGCCCGGCCCCTGTCGTAGCCGAAACAGCTGCTACCAAAGTGAAAATCAAGGAGAAGCCCCGGCGGCGCGGCTTCTTCGCCAGGCTCTTTGGGTTGAAGTAGCTAGGCCGGAAATAGGATAAACGGACCGTCATGCTGAGCTTGCCGCAGCATGACGGTCTTTTCTATGGCTACTTCTTCCCTCACCCCATCCGCCCGCCTGGTTTCGCTCGATGTCTTTCGGGGCCTCACCGTCATGTTGATGACGATAGTAAATAATCCCGGCGACTGGGGCCATATCTATCCGCCCCTTGAGCACGCCGAGTGGAATGGCTGCACGCCCACCGACCTGGTGTTTCCATTCTTCCTTTTCATCGTGGGCGTGAGCCTGGCTTATGCCCTGGCTGGCGCCCGGCGCGAGCAGGTGCCACTCGGCCCGGTGCTGGCTAGGGTGGCGCGGCGGGCGGCTATTCTGTTCGGGCTAGGGGTGCTCACCTCGCTCTATCCGCACTTCGATTTTAGCACGGTGCGCATCATGGGCGTGTTGCAGCGCATTGCGTTGGTGTACTTCGGGTGCAGCCTTATCTACCTGGTAAGCAGCTGGCGCACGCAGGTTATCCTGCTGATAGTCTTCTTAATAAGCTACGCCGCGCTCATGCAGCTGGTGCCCGTGCCCGGCGTTGGTCCGGCCAGCCTGGAGCCCACTACCAACCTCGGCGCCTGGCTCGACCGCACCGTGCTCACCGAGCCGCACCTCTGGAAAACCTCGCGCACCTGGGACCCCGAGGGCCTGCTCGGCACCCTGCCGGCGCTGGGCACCGGGCTGCTCGGCCTGCTGGCCGGCCAATGGCTGCGCTGGCCCGGCCCGGCGCGCCTTGGCAAGCCGGCCGGCCTGGCGCTGGCCGGCGGGCTAGCCCTGGCGCTGGGCCTGGTTTGGAGCCACTGGTTTCCCATTAATAAAGCGTTGTGGACCAGCTCCTACGTACTCTTCGCCGGAGGGCTGGCGCTGGGCTTGCTGGCGCTGCTCTACTGGCTGTGCGATGTGCGCGGCTACCGGCGCGGGTTGGGGCCGGTGCTGGCCTTCGGCGTCAATGCCATTGCGGTGTTTTTTGGCTCGGCTATTCTCTCGCGCACATTAGGCCTGCTGCGGCTAGCGGGGCCGGGCGGGCAGCCGGTGGGCGGTAAGGAGTGGCTCTACGAGTGGGGAATCGCACCGTTTTTCAGCGACCCGCGCAATGCATCGCTGGCTGGCGCGGTAGTATGTTTGCTCATCTGGCTGGTCGTGCTCAGCTGGCTGCGCCACCGCAACTGGGTCTGGAAAGTATAAGGTCGGGCTAATGGCAGCAATGTTGCATTTTGTTCGATAACATTTTTGCATCAATGTTGCGTTTTTATAAGTATTTGTTAATTAACCTAAAAGCTCTGGCGTAGTGTGCTTGCCACTTGGCTAGCCATCCAGCCGCTGGGCATCTTGCATGAAAATTCTCATCATCGGCGGCGGCAACATGGGCCTGACCTACGCCCGCAGCTTCGTGCGGGCCCACGTTACCTCGCGCCTCGACCTGCGCCTGCTAGCCCGCTCGGCCGAGCGCGTGCCCGCGCTGGCCGCCCACGAAATCGGCACGGTGTGGGCTAGCCCCGCCGACTGCGTGCCCGGCGCCGACATCATTATTCTGGCCGTGAAGCCCCAGGATTCGGCGGCCCTCTTTGCGCAACTGCGCGGGCTGGTGCAGCCGCAGCAAGTCATTCTCAGCATCATGGCCGGCGTGCGGATAGCGACGCTGCGCGAGGCGCTGGGCACGCCCAAGATTATCCGGGCCATGCCCAACCTGCCGGCCCAGATTGGTATGGGTATGACGGCCTTTACGAGCACCGACGAGGTGACCCGCGCCGAGCTGGTGCAGGTGCAAAACCTGCTCTCAACCACCGGCAAAACGGTGTATGTGGAGCAGGAAAGCGCCATTGATGCCAGCACGGCCATCTCGGGCAGCGGCCCGGCCTACGTGTACTACTGCATGGAAGCCCTGATGGCCGCCGCCGCCCAAATGGGCTTTGCGCCCGCCGAGGCCGAGCTGCTGGTGAGCCAGACCTTTCGCGGCGCAGTGGAATTGTATAGTCAGGCCGGCCTTAGCTGCCAGGACTGGATTGCCCGTGTGGCCTCTAAAGGCGGTACCACCGAGGCGGCCATGCACGCTTTCGGCAGCGGGGCCGTGCGCGAGGGCCTGATGGCCGGCGCCGAAGCCGCCCGCGCCCGCGCCGAGGAGCTAGGAAAATAAGCTGGACTCAACGCCCGCCCAACGCCTGCGTAAGCAAGAGCCGGCCCAGGAATCGGCCGCCGACTCGTAAGCCTCATTTATGAAAAAAACTGCTTTACTCGCTGGCGCTACCGGGCTTGTTGGTAGCGCATTACTACCCTTATTACTTGCCGCCGACCGCTACGCCAAAGTGATAGTGGTGGGCCGCCAGCCAGTGGCGATGGAGCACCCTAAGCTCGTGCAGGTAGTCACGGCGCTCGACCAGCTGGAGCACGAGCGGCTGCGGCTCATTGCCGACGACGTGTATTGCTGCCTGGGCACAACTATCCGGCAGGCGGGCTCGCAGGAAGCATTTTATATAGTTGATTTTCTGTACGTAGTGCGGCTGGCCGCCCTCACGGCGGCCAATTTTGCGGCTCAGTTTCTGGTGGTTTCGGCGCTGGGCGCCGACCTCGACTCGCGCTTCTACTACAGCCGCGTAAAGGGCGAGATGGAAGAAGCCGTGCGCCAGACGCCCTTCCGGGCCATTCATATTTTTCGGCCCTCGCTGCTGCTGGGCGCGCGCGCCAAACCCCGCCTGGGCGAGCGGCTAGGGGCCGTGGTGCTGGCCCTGGCGCGCCCGCTGCTGCGTGGCGGCTGGCGCAAGTACCGGCCCGTAGCCGCCGCCACCGTAGCCCAGGCCATGCTGCACGCCGCCGAAGACGACGGCGGCGGCGTGCGCATCCACAACTCCGAAGCCTTGTAAAATTTTCATTACCAAATCAACGCCCACGAAAAAGCCCCGGTAACCGTTAGGCTCCGGGGCTCTTCAAGTCAAAAACCACGTCGGGCATTGCGCTACCAGCGGCGGCCCCAGCCCCGCCCGTAGTACGGCCGCGGCGCATAATACACGGGGCGAGGAGCATAATATACCGGGGCCGGCGCGTAGTACACGGGCCGGGGCGCGTAGTACACCGGGGCCGGCGCATAGTATACGGGCGGCGCTACTACTA
The genomic region above belongs to Hymenobacter sp. BRD128 and contains:
- a CDS encoding acyltransferase family protein; this encodes MATSSLTPSARLVSLDVFRGLTVMLMTIVNNPGDWGHIYPPLEHAEWNGCTPTDLVFPFFLFIVGVSLAYALAGARREQVPLGPVLARVARRAAILFGLGVLTSLYPHFDFSTVRIMGVLQRIALVYFGCSLIYLVSSWRTQVILLIVFLISYAALMQLVPVPGVGPASLEPTTNLGAWLDRTVLTEPHLWKTSRTWDPEGLLGTLPALGTGLLGLLAGQWLRWPGPARLGKPAGLALAGGLALALGLVWSHWFPINKALWTSSYVLFAGGLALGLLALLYWLCDVRGYRRGLGPVLAFGVNAIAVFFGSAILSRTLGLLRLAGPGGQPVGGKEWLYEWGIAPFFSDPRNASLAGAVVCLLIWLVVLSWLRHRNWVWKV
- the proC gene encoding pyrroline-5-carboxylate reductase, which translates into the protein MKILIIGGGNMGLTYARSFVRAHVTSRLDLRLLARSAERVPALAAHEIGTVWASPADCVPGADIIILAVKPQDSAALFAQLRGLVQPQQVILSIMAGVRIATLREALGTPKIIRAMPNLPAQIGMGMTAFTSTDEVTRAELVQVQNLLSTTGKTVYVEQESAIDASTAISGSGPAYVYYCMEALMAAAAQMGFAPAEAELLVSQTFRGAVELYSQAGLSCQDWIARVASKGGTTEAAMHAFGSGAVREGLMAGAEAARARAEELGK
- a CDS encoding NAD-dependent epimerase/dehydratase family protein → MKKTALLAGATGLVGSALLPLLLAADRYAKVIVVGRQPVAMEHPKLVQVVTALDQLEHERLRLIADDVYCCLGTTIRQAGSQEAFYIVDFLYVVRLAALTAANFAAQFLVVSALGADLDSRFYYSRVKGEMEEAVRQTPFRAIHIFRPSLLLGARAKPRLGERLGAVVLALARPLLRGGWRKYRPVAAATVAQAMLHAAEDDGGGVRIHNSEAL